One genomic window of Polyangium aurulentum includes the following:
- a CDS encoding c-type cytochrome, with product MQARPYLICLASALLAACGAANADKPQNPDPQDESHQGNTAEISEGGTLYAANCAKCHGPTGAGTDEVPAVVGDNALPLDPGPKSKIRKTQFVTAKDVFDFIKANMPQDKPGSLSDNQYYAILAFDLKLNGVDLQGKKVDPTTAPTIRLPKR from the coding sequence ATGCAAGCTCGTCCATACCTGATCTGTCTCGCCTCCGCGCTCCTCGCCGCCTGCGGGGCGGCCAACGCGGACAAGCCGCAAAACCCCGATCCCCAGGACGAATCGCACCAGGGGAACACGGCGGAGATCTCGGAAGGCGGCACGCTGTACGCCGCGAATTGCGCGAAGTGCCACGGCCCGACCGGCGCAGGCACGGACGAGGTGCCGGCCGTGGTCGGCGACAACGCGCTCCCGCTCGACCCGGGGCCGAAATCGAAGATCCGCAAGACGCAGTTCGTCACCGCGAAGGACGTGTTCGATTTCATCAAAGCGAACATGCCGCAGGACAAACCCGGGAGCCTGAGCGACAATCAGTACTACGCGATCCTCGCGTTCGATCTGAAGCTGAACGGGGTGGATCTGCAGGGCAAGAAGGTCGACCCGACGACGGCGCCGACGATCAGGTTGCCGAAGCGGTAG
- a CDS encoding radical SAM protein produces MQAKPAKPRPVQFIIKVSKFCNLRCTYGYEYPELGDKTTMTHEQLDRMYTHIADYYGSLDEPTTVKFIWHGGEPLLVDPEVYWTTFARQREIFGPIRVENVVQTNLTVLDDERLRLLKEGFNGVGVSLDLFGGMRVNLAGKDSQDRVLANLDRLRKADVRFGGITVLSRKNAGHIKSIFRFYEGLGVSFRLLPLFAGAYPDQHAGYEITAKETLEALCTVVDLWLQSDKNLTIAPVTDHIRSVIRYLTPGMPSIFYSRRAWETAVVVNTRGEAYADAEAYEPDYSYGNIFTTPLRELFASANRKKSLDASELRMAASCAKCNYFGACSGYTKGEYVESFADSPRVGDILLCTVERGLLQHIEKRLRETGLYGDPTRADLDRIRAERLTAEEPALQAPSFAG; encoded by the coding sequence ATGCAAGCCAAGCCAGCCAAGCCCCGCCCCGTGCAATTCATCATCAAGGTCTCGAAGTTCTGCAACCTGCGCTGCACGTATGGTTACGAGTACCCCGAACTCGGGGACAAGACCACGATGACGCACGAGCAGCTCGACCGGATGTACACGCACATCGCGGACTACTACGGCTCGCTGGACGAGCCGACCACGGTCAAATTCATCTGGCACGGGGGCGAGCCGCTCCTCGTGGACCCCGAGGTCTACTGGACGACGTTCGCGCGGCAGCGGGAGATCTTCGGCCCGATCCGCGTCGAGAACGTGGTCCAGACGAACCTGACCGTGCTCGACGACGAGCGCCTCCGTCTCCTCAAGGAGGGTTTCAATGGGGTGGGCGTGTCCCTGGACCTCTTCGGGGGCATGCGGGTCAACCTCGCCGGAAAGGATTCGCAAGATCGCGTGCTCGCCAACCTCGACCGGCTGCGGAAGGCAGACGTCAGGTTCGGGGGGATCACCGTCCTTTCGCGCAAGAACGCGGGTCACATCAAATCGATCTTCCGGTTTTACGAGGGGCTCGGCGTGTCGTTCCGCCTGCTGCCGCTCTTCGCGGGCGCATATCCGGATCAGCATGCCGGTTACGAGATCACGGCGAAGGAGACCCTCGAAGCGCTCTGCACCGTCGTCGACCTCTGGCTCCAGAGCGACAAGAACCTCACCATCGCGCCGGTGACCGACCACATTCGCTCGGTGATCCGGTATCTCACGCCGGGGATGCCGTCCATCTTCTACAGCCGGCGCGCGTGGGAGACGGCGGTGGTGGTGAACACGCGAGGCGAAGCGTATGCCGACGCAGAAGCCTACGAGCCGGACTACAGCTACGGCAATATCTTCACGACGCCGCTCCGGGAGCTGTTCGCGTCCGCGAACCGGAAGAAATCGCTCGACGCCTCGGAGCTACGCATGGCGGCCTCCTGCGCGAAATGCAACTACTTCGGCGCCTGCAGCGGCTATACCAAGGGGGAGTACGTCGAGAGCTTCGCGGACTCGCCGCGGGTCGGAGACATCCTGCTCTGCACGGTCGAGCGGGGGCTGCTCCAGCACATCGAGAAGCGGCTGCGGGAGACGGGGCTTTATGGAGACCCGACCCGAGCCGACCTCGATCGGATCCGGGCCGAGCGGCTCACCGCCGAGGAGCCCGCCCTGCAAGCGCCCTCGTTCGCAGGCTAG